A portion of the Corynebacterium jeikeium genome contains these proteins:
- a CDS encoding ABC transporter permease, with protein sequence MPKPDSTQLDSTQPEKQANAVHTGTAQANTAQAPAAQATNPDHKQLPDTPPLGLWGSAWQNLRYRPLFWVSAFIILLSIAVAAFPSLFTSVDPTAANLRDSLAPARDGHPMGFTQQGYDVYARVIYGARASVIVGIGVTLAVTVVGIILGAIAGYLGGWVDAVLSRITDMFFAIPLILAGIVLMQLFTERTIWSVVFVLAAFGWPQMARVVRSSVISVKNEEYVTASKALGLSSTGILFRHVLPNCLAPVIVMATTSLGIYIVAEATLSYLGIGLPTTTVSWGNDISVAQQVLRQAPSNLFWPALALAITVLGFILMGDALKDSLDPKERRR encoded by the coding sequence ATGCCTAAGCCAGATTCGACGCAGTTAGATTCGACTCAGCCAGAAAAGCAGGCCAACGCCGTGCATACCGGCACCGCGCAGGCCAACACCGCGCAGGCCCCCGCCGCACAGGCGACGAACCCCGACCACAAGCAGTTGCCGGATACCCCGCCACTGGGGCTCTGGGGTTCGGCCTGGCAGAACCTGCGTTACCGCCCACTGTTCTGGGTTTCCGCATTCATTATTTTGCTCTCCATCGCAGTGGCCGCATTCCCGTCGCTGTTCACCTCTGTGGACCCGACGGCGGCAAACCTGCGTGACTCGCTGGCCCCAGCCCGCGACGGCCACCCGATGGGCTTCACTCAGCAGGGCTACGACGTCTACGCCCGTGTCATCTACGGTGCCCGCGCCTCGGTCATCGTCGGCATCGGCGTCACCCTGGCCGTGACCGTGGTGGGCATCATCCTCGGTGCCATCGCTGGCTATCTCGGCGGTTGGGTCGACGCGGTGCTCTCCCGCATCACGGACATGTTCTTTGCCATCCCCCTGATTCTCGCCGGCATCGTGCTGATGCAGCTGTTTACCGAACGCACCATCTGGTCCGTGGTCTTCGTGCTCGCTGCTTTCGGCTGGCCGCAGATGGCGCGCGTGGTGCGTTCCTCGGTGATCTCGGTGAAGAACGAGGAATACGTCACCGCCTCCAAGGCGCTCGGTCTGTCCAGCACCGGCATTCTCTTCCGCCATGTGCTGCCGAACTGCCTCGCCCCTGTCATCGTCATGGCCACGACCTCACTGGGTATTTACATCGTCGCCGAGGCCACGCTGTCCTACCTGGGCATTGGCCTGCCGACGACCACCGTTTCCTGGGGCAACGACATCTCTGTCGCACAGCAGGTGCTCCGCCAGGCCCCGTCCAACCTGTTCTGGCCAGCACTCGCCCTGGCGATTACCGTTCTCGGCTTCATCCTCATGGGTGACGCTTTGAAGGATTCTCTCGACCCGAAGGAGCGTCGTCGATGA
- a CDS encoding ABC transporter ATP-binding protein: MSTDTNTSAAPILTLKDVCIGFPTTTASGRRSKSLTDVVHDVDLEVFPGETVAIVGESGSGKSTTVHAALGLLPGDGEVTGGTITFDGRDITHLTDREFVGIRGSGIGLVPQDPMTNLNPVWTVGAQIKEALRANNIATGSEAHKKAIELLEQAGLPDAKKRIDQYPHEYSGGMRQRALIAMGLAAHPKLLIADEPTSALDVTVAKKILDHLDKLTSELGTSVVLITHDLGLAAERADRLVVMQAGHVVETGPALEVLTHPQHPYTKQLIAAAPSLAARRGDRVVAAPTTADHEQKEILVAKNLVRDFAIPGDRPWRKDSFRAVDDISFTLRRGRTIGIVGESGSGKSTVANMALGLLDPTEGEVLFDGKRVQGRNRKEELELRRRIQPIFQNPYATLDPMRTVHSSIEEPLRIHKIGTKKEREQRVFELLDRVALPAEMGRRFPGELSGGQRQRVAIARALALNPEVVVCDEAVSALDVVVQAQVLELLAELQEEMDLAYLFITHDLAVVRQVADEVIVMEHGKMVEHRPTDDLFDHPEKEYTQRLLDAIPGASLDLDL; encoded by the coding sequence ATGAGCACCGACACCAATACTTCCGCAGCGCCCATTCTCACCTTGAAGGATGTCTGCATTGGCTTTCCGACGACCACAGCGTCCGGCCGCCGCAGTAAATCGTTGACCGATGTGGTGCATGACGTCGACCTGGAGGTTTTCCCCGGCGAGACGGTTGCCATTGTCGGCGAGTCCGGCTCTGGTAAGTCCACCACTGTCCACGCCGCACTGGGGCTGTTGCCCGGTGATGGTGAAGTCACCGGTGGCACCATCACCTTCGATGGCCGTGACATCACGCACCTGACCGACCGCGAATTCGTCGGCATCCGAGGAAGCGGCATCGGCTTGGTGCCGCAGGATCCGATGACCAACCTGAACCCGGTGTGGACCGTCGGCGCCCAAATCAAGGAAGCCCTGCGCGCAAATAACATTGCCACCGGCTCTGAGGCTCACAAAAAGGCTATTGAGCTGCTGGAACAGGCCGGTCTTCCGGACGCCAAAAAGCGCATTGACCAGTACCCGCACGAATACTCCGGTGGTATGCGCCAGCGCGCACTCATCGCGATGGGTCTGGCCGCCCACCCGAAGCTGCTGATCGCCGATGAGCCCACTTCCGCTCTCGACGTGACCGTGGCGAAGAAGATCCTCGACCACCTCGACAAGCTCACTAGCGAACTCGGCACCTCCGTGGTTCTGATTACCCATGACCTCGGTTTAGCTGCCGAACGCGCCGACCGACTCGTCGTTATGCAAGCAGGACATGTCGTTGAGACTGGTCCTGCGTTGGAAGTCCTCACGCACCCGCAGCACCCGTACACCAAGCAGCTGATCGCGGCCGCGCCGTCGCTGGCTGCCCGGCGCGGTGACCGCGTGGTGGCGGCACCGACGACTGCGGATCACGAGCAGAAGGAAATTCTGGTCGCGAAGAATCTGGTGCGCGACTTCGCCATCCCCGGCGACCGTCCGTGGCGCAAGGATTCCTTTCGCGCCGTCGATGACATCAGCTTTACGCTGCGTCGCGGTCGCACCATCGGTATCGTGGGCGAATCCGGTTCGGGTAAGTCCACTGTCGCCAACATGGCGCTGGGGCTGCTCGATCCGACCGAAGGCGAAGTGCTTTTCGACGGCAAACGCGTCCAGGGCCGGAATCGTAAAGAGGAGCTGGAGCTGCGGCGTCGCATTCAGCCGATTTTCCAGAACCCGTATGCGACGCTGGACCCGATGCGCACGGTGCATTCCTCCATCGAGGAGCCGCTGCGGATTCACAAGATTGGCACCAAGAAGGAGCGTGAGCAGCGCGTATTCGAGCTTCTCGACCGCGTCGCACTTCCCGCGGAGATGGGGCGCCGCTTCCCCGGTGAGCTGTCGGGTGGTCAGCGTCAGCGTGTGGCGATTGCGCGTGCGCTGGCCCTGAACCCTGAGGTTGTGGTCTGTGACGAGGCAGTATCGGCCCTCGACGTGGTGGTGCAGGCTCAGGTGCTCGAACTACTCGCTGAGCTGCAGGAAGAGATGGATTTGGCCTACCTCTTTATTACGCACGACCTCGCTGTGGTGCGGCAGGTGGCTGATGAGGTCATCGTGATGGAGCACGGCAAGATGGTTGAACACCGTCCGACCGACGATCTCTTCGACCACCCGGAGAAGGAATACACCCAGCGGCTGCTGGACGCCATCCCAGGTGCGTCGTTGGATTTGGATCTGTAG
- a CDS encoding aldehyde dehydrogenase family protein: MTFKPSTTDKALATETAKSHEGAATLFINGTWSAAAAGNTRTIECPADGSFIAEVAEADATDTERAIAAADAAFRRTGEGSWASWSTAERSKLVLDIGAAIRQRKDEFAWAEAMDTGKRLPEAAADMDDIIACFEYFGKLAGNDAGRLVDADDPSVVARIVREPVGVCGLITPWNYPLLQTAWKVAPALATGNTFVLKPAELTPHTAILLMHVIDDLGVPAGVANLITGAGAEAGAPLSSHPKVDMVSFTGGLVTGKIIAGEAAKSVKKVALELGGKNPNIIFADADYEAALDNALNAAFLHSGQVCSAGARLIVEESIAEKFVDDLVERAGHIQLGGPLDEKAETGALISKQHLDKVAAYVDRAREQGARVRVGGEIATGATADGSASLADGYFYLPTVIDQVTREMDCVHDEAFGPVVTVETFTTVDEAIEIGNDTEYGLAGAVWTSNREVSERVSRGLRHGTVWINDFGPYLPQAEWGGFGQSGIGRELGPTGLEEYTEAKLVYENTAPAVTGWFEDRR, encoded by the coding sequence ATGACCTTTAAGCCTTCCACTACTGATAAGGCTCTCGCAACCGAGACCGCCAAATCTCACGAAGGGGCCGCCACGCTGTTTATCAACGGCACCTGGTCCGCTGCAGCCGCTGGCAATACTCGCACCATCGAGTGCCCGGCCGACGGCTCTTTCATCGCCGAGGTCGCAGAAGCAGACGCAACCGACACCGAGCGCGCCATCGCCGCCGCCGACGCTGCTTTCCGACGTACCGGAGAAGGTTCCTGGGCATCCTGGAGCACAGCTGAGCGCAGCAAGTTGGTACTCGATATCGGAGCTGCCATCAGGCAGCGCAAGGACGAATTTGCCTGGGCAGAGGCTATGGATACCGGCAAGCGCCTGCCTGAGGCGGCAGCCGATATGGATGACATCATTGCCTGCTTTGAGTACTTCGGGAAGCTCGCGGGCAATGATGCCGGTCGTCTCGTGGATGCGGATGACCCGTCCGTCGTCGCGCGTATTGTGCGTGAACCTGTTGGTGTCTGTGGCCTGATTACGCCGTGGAACTACCCACTGCTGCAGACCGCATGGAAGGTTGCACCGGCGCTGGCCACGGGCAATACCTTTGTGCTCAAGCCGGCGGAGCTGACTCCGCACACAGCAATTCTGCTCATGCACGTCATCGATGATCTGGGTGTTCCGGCAGGCGTTGCCAACCTCATTACCGGAGCCGGTGCCGAAGCGGGCGCACCGCTGTCCTCGCATCCGAAGGTGGACATGGTCTCCTTCACTGGCGGTCTTGTCACTGGCAAGATTATTGCTGGTGAAGCGGCTAAGTCTGTGAAGAAGGTCGCGCTTGAGCTCGGCGGCAAGAACCCGAACATCATCTTCGCCGACGCCGATTACGAAGCCGCTTTGGACAATGCCCTCAATGCTGCGTTCCTGCACTCCGGTCAGGTGTGCTCGGCGGGCGCTCGCTTGATTGTGGAGGAGTCCATCGCCGAGAAGTTTGTCGACGATCTGGTCGAGCGCGCCGGACACATCCAGCTCGGCGGTCCGCTCGACGAGAAGGCCGAGACCGGTGCGCTGATTTCGAAGCAGCACCTGGATAAGGTCGCGGCATACGTCGATCGGGCCCGTGAACAGGGCGCTCGCGTGCGCGTTGGCGGCGAGATTGCCACCGGCGCCACCGCTGACGGTTCCGCCTCGCTTGCCGACGGCTACTTCTACCTCCCAACCGTGATTGACCAGGTCACCCGCGAAATGGACTGCGTTCACGACGAAGCCTTTGGCCCGGTGGTGACGGTGGAGACCTTCACCACGGTTGACGAGGCCATCGAGATTGGCAACGACACCGAATATGGCCTGGCCGGTGCGGTGTGGACATCCAACCGCGAGGTTTCTGAGCGCGTTTCCCGCGGGCTGCGTCACGGCACCGTCTGGATTAATGACTTTGGCCCCTACCTGCCACAGGCCGAATGGGGTGGCTTCGGCCAGTCCGGTATTGGCCGCGAGCTGGGCCCGACCGGCCTGGAAGAGTACACCGAAGCCAAGCTGGTCTACGAGAACACGGCGCCGGCTGTTACCGGTTGGTTCGAGGATCGTCGTTAA
- a CDS encoding DUF1541 domain-containing protein, translated as MRPLDALVAAGAASVLVLAGCSSDDSASTEASSTVSETSSSVSATSSEGHDDMDDMDDADEHGGHGDHGDDAMAGHDHPADGGPAPEGMIAADNAKFPVGSEVQVLADHMPGMKGAEGKVVGVFNTTTYSVSYTPTDGSEPVKDHRWVVHEELENPGEAPLADGSEITINAEHMAGMKGAKGTVDYSTQEPVYMVDIDDDGMTMKNHKWVTESELAPED; from the coding sequence ATTCGACCACTAGATGCTCTCGTAGCCGCGGGTGCCGCCAGCGTCCTTGTGCTGGCCGGTTGCTCCTCCGATGATTCGGCTAGTACTGAGGCAAGCAGCACTGTTAGCGAAACCAGCTCTTCCGTGTCGGCCACCAGCTCTGAGGGGCATGACGACATGGATGATATGGACGATGCCGATGAGCATGGCGGTCATGGTGACCATGGTGATGACGCGATGGCCGGCCATGACCATCCGGCCGATGGTGGTCCGGCTCCAGAGGGAATGATTGCGGCGGACAACGCGAAGTTCCCGGTCGGCAGTGAAGTGCAGGTTCTCGCCGATCACATGCCGGGCATGAAGGGTGCAGAAGGCAAGGTTGTTGGTGTTTTCAACACCACTACCTACTCCGTTTCCTACACCCCGACCGATGGCAGTGAGCCGGTGAAGGACCACCGCTGGGTCGTTCATGAGGAGCTGGAGAACCCAGGCGAAGCACCGCTTGCCGACGGCTCCGAGATCACCATCAACGCCGAGCATATGGCGGGCATGAAGGGGGCCAAGGGCACTGTTGACTACTCCACCCAGGAGCCGGTGTACATGGTCGACATTGACGATGATGGTATGACCATGAAGAACCACAAGTGGGTTACTGAAAGCGAGCTTGCTCCGGAGGACTAG
- a CDS encoding ABC transporter substrate-binding protein, with protein sequence MHRPVASGPFHTRQKLRRKLRQREKSRATKLHATTLSGKGKFTLHVRQILAALLVIALPGSALAACSTDQQQVGAGFIVVQNSEPQSPLYTTDTNETGGGDILRMLYSGLVRYDTDGSMILDHAAEIKPNEDSTHFDITLKPGWTFHNGEPVTAQSYIDAWNYAAYGPNLQKQQSFFANVQGFDAVSGEKATEKTLSGLKKVDDLRFTVDLTNPDSSFPLSLGYVAFMPLPKAAFEDKKAFGEHPIGNGPYKMAEGRAWLHNNQLTVVRNDDFAGEHKARNNGLVYRFYSDVDTAYADLQAGRLDTLPRTIPPTALASFQTDFPDSSANVPTSSSQYFAIPRNLPGFSGEEGKLRRQAISMAIDRKLITEKIFFDTRTPAREFSSLTLGDLDPNVPGQEVLEYNPKKARQLWAEANKIAPFTGSFDIAYNADGGHQQWVEAVTNMIGETLGIDSHGKAYPTFKQLRDEISNETITSGYRTGWAADYPSVANYMIPQFVTGGSSNDNHYSNPEFDKLIQEAASAKSAEDAKPIYVKAQSVLMEDLPAIPLWYPNASVAWNPKLRNAVVMWDGILDYPMIEKD encoded by the coding sequence ATGCATAGACCCGTTGCCTCCGGCCCCTTCCACACCCGGCAGAAACTCCGGCGGAAGCTCCGACAGCGAGAGAAGTCCCGTGCCACAAAACTGCACGCAACAACGCTCAGCGGAAAAGGAAAGTTCACGCTGCATGTCCGCCAGATCCTGGCGGCTTTGCTGGTAATCGCCTTGCCAGGAAGCGCGCTCGCTGCCTGCAGCACTGACCAGCAACAGGTCGGCGCGGGGTTCATTGTGGTCCAGAACTCCGAACCACAGTCGCCGCTGTACACCACTGACACCAATGAAACCGGTGGTGGCGATATCCTCCGCATGCTCTACTCAGGTCTGGTGCGCTACGACACCGACGGCTCGATGATCCTGGACCATGCGGCAGAAATTAAGCCCAACGAGGACTCGACCCATTTCGACATCACGCTAAAACCGGGCTGGACCTTCCACAACGGCGAACCAGTCACCGCGCAGAGCTACATCGATGCCTGGAATTACGCTGCCTACGGCCCGAACCTGCAGAAGCAGCAGTCCTTCTTCGCCAACGTGCAGGGTTTTGATGCTGTTTCGGGAGAAAAGGCCACGGAGAAAACACTCTCCGGCCTGAAAAAGGTCGATGACCTGAGGTTCACCGTGGATCTGACCAACCCAGATTCTTCCTTCCCGCTCAGCCTCGGCTATGTCGCGTTTATGCCGCTGCCGAAGGCCGCGTTCGAAGACAAGAAGGCTTTCGGTGAACACCCAATCGGCAATGGACCGTACAAGATGGCCGAAGGCCGCGCTTGGCTGCACAACAACCAGCTAACTGTGGTTCGCAATGATGACTTCGCCGGTGAGCACAAGGCCCGTAACAACGGCCTGGTATACCGCTTCTACTCGGACGTGGACACCGCATATGCAGACCTCCAGGCCGGCCGCCTGGACACGCTGCCACGCACAATTCCACCAACGGCTCTCGCCAGCTTCCAAACCGACTTCCCCGACTCCAGCGCAAATGTCCCGACCTCGTCTTCGCAGTACTTCGCAATTCCGCGAAATCTGCCAGGTTTTTCGGGTGAAGAGGGCAAGCTTCGTCGTCAAGCGATTTCTATGGCGATTGACCGGAAACTAATCACTGAGAAGATTTTCTTCGACACCCGCACCCCGGCGCGCGAGTTCAGCTCGTTGACGCTCGGTGACCTTGACCCGAACGTACCTGGCCAAGAGGTGCTGGAATACAACCCGAAGAAGGCCCGCCAACTGTGGGCCGAAGCCAACAAAATTGCGCCGTTTACCGGCTCGTTCGACATCGCCTACAACGCCGACGGCGGACACCAGCAGTGGGTCGAAGCGGTGACCAACATGATTGGCGAGACCCTCGGCATCGATTCCCACGGCAAGGCCTACCCGACCTTCAAGCAGCTGCGCGATGAAATCTCCAACGAGACCATCACCAGCGGCTACCGCACTGGCTGGGCAGCTGACTACCCATCTGTGGCCAACTACATGATCCCGCAGTTCGTCACCGGTGGTTCCTCGAATGACAACCACTACTCCAATCCGGAGTTCGACAAGCTGATTCAGGAGGCGGCCTCGGCAAAGAGCGCAGAAGATGCCAAGCCGATTTATGTCAAGGCTCAGTCTGTGCTGATGGAGGACCTACCAGCGATTCCGCTGTGGTACCCCAATGCTTCGGTGGCGTGGAACCCGAAGCTGCGCAATGCCGTAGTGATGTGGGACGGCATCTTGGACTACCCAATGATTGAGAAGGACTAG
- a CDS encoding 3-hydroxyacyl-CoA dehydrogenase, with amino-acid sequence MSTDNMFRWDQDDAGIVTLTMDDPNAPVNTMNKTFQDDIRATVERLENEIGDGSETSIKGIIITSAKKTFFAGGDIKQMSKATEDDAADMFNMVEDMKASLRRLEKLPVPIVAAINGAALGGGLEVALAANHRVAADARGSKIGLPEVTLGLLPGGGGVSRVVRMLGIQDALMKVILTGAQMNPGKALAAGLVDEVVAPEQLINTARAWLTSEDAKAAQPWDEKGFKIPGGDPKTPKFAMNLPSFPANLTKQLKGSPMKAPRLAMQAAIEGSQVDIDTALRIESRYFTELVTGTQSKNMMQAFFFDLNHAQGGGSRPLQADGTPYPKREFKKVAVVGAGMMGAGIAYVCAKAGMEVVLKDISLENAERGKSYSEGLEAKALKRGRTTEEKSAALLNRIKPTESYDDLSDVDLVIEAVFENTDLKHKVHAEIEAAVPETCILGSNTSTLPITELASHVKREKDFIGLHFFSPVDKMQLIEIISGDNTDPAILAASLDFAVAIRKIPIVVTDSRGFYTSRVIGTVINEALRMVAEGYDPAIIEAAGRQAGYPAPQLQLADELNLKLMEKIAGETRAAAEAAGQTLDEGGVPALVEAMLHKFERPGKLEGKGFYEYVDGKRSGLWPGLFNELREELNIAPIAPEDTDLQELVDRMLFIEAIETQKCVDEGVLLHDADGNIGSIFGIGYPAWTGGTRQFIKNYDGATVVDPAAAHPERRGVAGFVERAEELAAKHGERFNAPESLKK; translated from the coding sequence ATGAGCACAGATAACATGTTCCGGTGGGATCAGGACGACGCCGGAATCGTCACCCTCACCATGGATGACCCGAACGCACCGGTCAACACCATGAACAAGACCTTCCAGGACGACATCCGCGCCACCGTGGAGCGCCTGGAAAACGAAATTGGCGACGGCTCTGAGACCTCCATCAAGGGCATCATCATCACCTCTGCGAAGAAGACCTTCTTCGCAGGCGGCGACATCAAGCAGATGTCCAAGGCCACTGAGGACGATGCAGCTGACATGTTCAACATGGTCGAGGACATGAAGGCCTCCCTGCGTCGCTTGGAGAAGCTCCCGGTGCCAATTGTTGCTGCCATCAACGGCGCAGCACTGGGCGGCGGCCTCGAGGTCGCGCTGGCTGCTAACCACCGCGTTGCTGCCGATGCCCGCGGTTCCAAGATTGGCCTGCCAGAGGTCACCCTCGGCCTGCTGCCGGGTGGCGGCGGTGTTTCCCGCGTCGTGCGCATGCTGGGCATTCAGGACGCGCTGATGAAGGTCATTCTGACCGGCGCTCAGATGAACCCGGGCAAGGCTCTCGCAGCTGGCCTCGTTGACGAGGTTGTTGCTCCGGAGCAGCTCATCAACACCGCTCGTGCATGGCTGACCAGCGAAGACGCCAAGGCCGCACAGCCGTGGGATGAGAAGGGCTTCAAGATCCCGGGCGGCGATCCGAAGACTCCTAAGTTCGCAATGAACCTGCCGTCCTTCCCGGCAAACCTGACCAAGCAGCTCAAGGGCTCCCCGATGAAGGCTCCGCGCCTTGCGATGCAGGCTGCCATCGAGGGCTCTCAGGTCGACATCGACACTGCACTGCGTATCGAGTCCCGCTACTTCACCGAGCTGGTCACCGGCACCCAGTCGAAGAACATGATGCAGGCGTTCTTCTTCGACCTCAACCACGCTCAGGGTGGCGGCTCCCGTCCACTGCAGGCTGACGGCACCCCGTACCCGAAGCGCGAGTTCAAGAAGGTTGCCGTTGTCGGCGCCGGCATGATGGGCGCAGGTATCGCCTACGTGTGTGCAAAGGCTGGCATGGAAGTTGTCCTGAAGGACATTTCCCTGGAGAACGCCGAGCGCGGTAAGTCCTACTCTGAAGGTCTGGAGGCCAAGGCTCTCAAGCGCGGTCGCACCACTGAGGAGAAGTCCGCAGCGCTGCTGAACCGCATCAAGCCGACTGAGTCCTACGACGACCTGTCCGATGTCGACCTGGTCATCGAGGCCGTCTTCGAGAACACCGACCTCAAGCACAAGGTTCACGCCGAGATCGAGGCCGCAGTTCCGGAGACCTGCATCCTGGGCTCCAACACCTCCACCCTTCCGATCACCGAGCTGGCTTCCCACGTCAAGCGTGAGAAGGACTTCATCGGCCTGCACTTCTTCTCCCCGGTGGACAAGATGCAGCTGATTGAGATCATCTCCGGCGACAACACCGACCCGGCAATCCTCGCCGCTTCGCTGGACTTCGCTGTTGCAATCCGCAAGATCCCGATTGTTGTCACCGACTCCCGCGGTTTCTACACCTCCCGCGTCATCGGCACCGTCATCAACGAGGCCCTGCGTATGGTCGCTGAGGGCTACGACCCGGCCATCATCGAGGCCGCTGGTCGCCAGGCTGGTTACCCGGCACCGCAGCTCCAGCTTGCCGACGAGCTTAACCTCAAACTCATGGAGAAGATCGCTGGCGAGACCCGCGCTGCCGCCGAGGCTGCAGGTCAGACCTTGGACGAGGGCGGCGTACCGGCTTTGGTCGAGGCCATGCTGCACAAGTTCGAGCGCCCGGGCAAGCTCGAGGGTAAGGGCTTCTACGAGTACGTCGACGGCAAGCGCTCCGGTCTCTGGCCGGGCCTGTTCAATGAGCTCCGTGAGGAGCTGAACATCGCCCCGATCGCTCCGGAGGACACCGACCTGCAGGAGCTGGTCGACCGCATGCTCTTCATCGAGGCCATCGAGACTCAGAAGTGCGTCGACGAGGGCGTTCTGCTTCACGACGCCGACGGCAACATCGGCTCCATCTTCGGTATCGGCTACCCGGCCTGGACCGGTGGTACTCGCCAGTTCATTAAGAACTACGACGGCGCCACTGTTGTCGACCCGGCCGCAGCTCACCCGGAGCGCCGCGGCGTCGCGGGCTTCGTCGAGCGCGCCGAAGAGCTGGCCGCTAAGCACGGTGAGCGCTTCAACGCTCCGGAGTCCCTGAAGAAGTAG
- a CDS encoding ABC transporter permease, whose protein sequence is MGWYIGKRLLQMVPVFFGATLLIYAMVFAMPGDPIAALAGDKQLPPEQVAALRAHYHLDEPFLVQYWEYLKGLFTLDMGETFSGRSVGEEIALAFPITIRLALMAVAIEAIFGIGLGVIAGMRKGGFFDSTVLVMSLLVIATPTFVLGFVARYLFGVRWEIVSPTVGSDASFTSLLLPAFVLGLVSVAYVLRLTRSEVSSARHADFVRTARAKGLPTSEVTRRHILRNSLIPVVTFIGADLAALMGGAIVTEGIFNVPGIGGLIFHAVQIGEAPTVVSIVTILVVIYMFANLLIDLLYAVLDPRIRYA, encoded by the coding sequence ATGGGTTGGTATATCGGAAAGAGACTCCTGCAGATGGTGCCGGTTTTCTTCGGTGCCACACTGCTGATTTATGCAATGGTCTTCGCCATGCCAGGCGACCCCATCGCCGCACTAGCTGGCGATAAGCAGCTGCCACCGGAGCAGGTCGCAGCACTGCGCGCCCACTACCACCTGGATGAGCCTTTCCTCGTCCAGTACTGGGAGTATCTCAAGGGCCTGTTCACCCTGGATATGGGCGAGACCTTCTCCGGTCGCTCGGTCGGCGAGGAAATCGCGCTGGCCTTCCCTATTACAATTCGCCTGGCTCTGATGGCCGTTGCCATTGAGGCCATTTTCGGTATCGGCCTCGGCGTTATTGCCGGTATGCGCAAGGGCGGCTTCTTCGACTCCACCGTTCTGGTGATGTCCCTGCTGGTTATCGCAACTCCGACCTTCGTGCTCGGCTTCGTGGCCCGCTACCTCTTCGGTGTGCGCTGGGAGATTGTCTCCCCCACCGTTGGTAGCGATGCCTCCTTTACCTCCCTGCTGCTGCCGGCATTCGTGCTGGGTCTCGTCTCGGTTGCTTATGTTCTGCGACTGACGCGCTCCGAGGTCTCGTCGGCACGCCATGCCGACTTCGTGCGCACTGCCCGCGCCAAGGGCTTGCCAACCTCTGAAGTCACCCGCCGCCACATCTTGCGCAACTCGCTAATTCCCGTTGTGACCTTCATCGGCGCTGATCTCGCGGCTCTGATGGGCGGCGCAATTGTCACCGAGGGCATCTTCAACGTGCCAGGTATCGGTGGCCTGATCTTCCACGCCGTCCAGATTGGTGAAGCTCCCACCGTGGTCAGCATCGTGACCATCCTGGTGGTTATTTACATGTTCGCCAACTTGCTCATCGACTTGCTCTACGCAGTCCTGGATCCGAGGATTCGTTATGCCTAA